The genomic stretch TCCTTCTGTGCATCAGCTGCACTGCACGGTCCTAAGCTGCGATTACGCTCACCAGAAAATGTAGTGGATGAAATGGAGCACCTGGTGAAAGACCACAAGGTGGGAACCATAGCATTTATGGATGACACATTCACCTTGAACCATCGCATGGTGGAGGCCATCTGTGATGAAATACAAAAAAGAGAGTTAGATGTGTTTTGGGGATGTACTGCCCGGGTGGATACTTTATCCGATGGTTTATTGGAGAAGATGAGGGAAGCCGGTTGCATAACCATCTTCATGGGAGTGGAATCAGCTGACCAGCAAATGCTGGATTCCACCAGTAAGAACATAACCATTGAAAAGATCCGTCAGGCTTTTCAGCTATCAAAAAAACATAAAATCCGAACCATAGCCTCAGTGGTTCTGGGAATGCCTGGAGACACTAAAGAAAGTATAAAAAGGACAGTTAGCTTTGTAAGAGAATTAAACCCTTCTTATGCAGTTTTCAGTTTGGCCACACCCTACCCCGGGACTAGATTTTACAAAGAAGCATTTGAAAAGAACCTTATAAAAGTGAAGGACTGGTCCAAATACACCCTGATCTCTCCGGTTCTGGATACTGTGGACTGTTCATTGGAAGAACTCCGAAAGCTGCAGTACAAAGCATTCAGAAACTTCTATTTAAGGCCAGGTTACTTACTCAGACAGGCGTGGATGGATGGGCCAATACTCATTAAAACTGTTGCTGGGGTTATAAGGGAAGTTATTTAATTTTTAATTTTTCATTTAACCCTTTTTTTTAATCTTTTTTTAAAATTTTTATTTTTATAAGTAAAATTAATCTTTAATTAAAATTATTCTTTCTTTTGGGTAAAATATTACAGAATAAGCTGATTTAAAAAATAAAAAAAATAAAAGTAGGGATTGATGGTTTTAATCGATTTTTTATAAATTATTGTGCCAGGTAAGTGTCTGCCACAGCAGCCACACCTTCTCCAATCTCAACATCTAGTCCCAATCCCTGCATGGTCATTTCCAGGGCAGCAATGGTGCTGATTATCTCGCGGTGGGTTATGTTACCCATGTGACCAATACGGAACACATTACCTTTAAGATGGTCCTGACCTCCGGCCAGTTCAATCCGGTAGCGTTCTCTCATGGTGCCACGAAGTTCCTTGTCGGTTATTCCTTCTGGCATCTTAATTGATGTTACTGTGGTACTGGCAACTTCTTTCTGGGCGAATAATTCGAGTCCTAGGGCAGTAACACCATTTCTGGTGGCTTCAGCTGCGAGTTTGTGTCTTTTAACTCTTTCTTCCAGACCTTCTTCCATGATCACCCTTAGAGCTTCTTGCATGGCATAGATCAGTGAAACTGCTGGAGTGTAAGGTGTTTCAGGGGGTGTTGCGGATCCGCTCTTCCTGTACTTTTTCATGTTAAGGTAGTAAGTCTGATTATCAGTTTTATCCACCACATCCCATGCATCATCACTGAAGGTTACAGCAGCAATACCTGGAGGTGCAGCCAGGCACTTCTGAGAACCAGTGACACAGATATCAATTCCATATCCGTCCACGAACACATCATCCCCACCTAGGGATGATACAGTATCCACAATGTACAGGGCATCGTAGTCCTGCATTATCTTACCCACTTCATCTATGGGATTGGCCACACCGGTGGATGTTTCGTTGTGCACAATAGTCACTGCTTTAATATCTTCTTCCTCTTCCAGGATGTAACGCACATCATCAGGGTTCACACCGTGTCCCCATTCCACTTCCAGTTGTACTGGAACACCTTTGTGGGTTTCGGTGATCTGCATGAATCTCTGTCCGAATTTGCCTCCAACGATGTTTAAAACACGGTCTCCCTTGCTGATGGTGTTGGCCAGGGCGGCCTCCATGGCTGCGGTTCCGGAGCCAGTGATAAGGTAAGATTGATTTTCAGTCTGGAATACTTCAGACATCATCTGGTTGGTTTCAGTGAGTATTTCACCGAAAAGGGCACTTCTGTGGTTAACAATGTTTTCTGACATGGCCTTCAGGACCCTGGGGGCCACACGGGTGGGTCCGGGAATCATCAGTAAAGTTTCATCCATCTTTTTCAACTCCAATTTAAAAATATCCTCCAAAGTTTATTATGTATATAATGGGATATACCTTATATATGGAACTGACCCTCTGGATGCAATGGTACCAACTCATCCTGGAAGACTTCGGCTTCAAAAAAGAGGATGATGAACTCTCTGCAGAAATATTAAACAATATAATAGATGATTTTGGTGCTCTTACGCCACAAGACATTGATATTAATGAAAAAGTTATTGTTTTTGGGGCTGGTCCTTCTTTAAAGTCCAATCTGGTTGATTTGAAGCACTTGGATCTGGGGGAATTCACACTCATAGCTGCTGATGGAGCAACTACTGCGCTGTTAGAAGAAGGTCTGGTACCAGATATTATAGTAACAGACCTGGATGGGAGAATCGATGATATAATGAATGCCAACCAGAAAGGTTCGATCCTGGTGGTGCATGCCCATGGAAACAACCATGAACAGATTGAAAGATACACACCTAAACTGGTAAATGTACTGGGAACCACCCAGAGCAAACCACTTTCCAGTGTTTACAACTTTGGAGGTTTCACCGATGGTGACCGTTGTGTTTTCCTGGCAATGGCTCTGGGAGCACGGGTCATAGTATTATCTGGTATGGATTTCGGGAAAACAGTCACCCACTACTCCCGACCAGACCAGCAAGATGGTCCTGCAGATAAGATAAAGGTGAAAAAGCTCCAGTGGGCCAAAAAACTGGTGCAATGGGCAGTTGTTAATTCAGATATTCAGTTTTTGAATATTTCTGGAGGGGAAAAATTGGAAGGTGTGGTGGATGTGGATCCTGGAGATATACTAAATGGTTGATATTTTTTAAACTAAAAATTCAAGTTACCAGTACTGTATTACAAATTATTATTCAGAATGTGAATCTAAGTAACAAATGGGGTAGAATCATGCCAGGTCGTGTAGAAGATATTTTAATGGGCGAAGAAACTCTTTTCAAGAATATAACTGCTTTTAATCCGGATTACATTCCCGAAAATTATCTGCACCGGGAATCACAAATGGAAGCTCTGGCTTTGTGTCTTAGGCCTGGATTAAAAGGGGGTAAACCGGTTAATAGTGTGGTTATGGGGTCTCCTGCCACTGGTAAAACCACTGCCGTTCGTAAAATATTTGAGATGGTGGAAGGGCGGTCAGAGAAGCTGGTCTGTGCCTATGTTAACTGTCAGCTTTATAACACTCGTTTTAATATTTTCTCACAGATATACCAGCACATTTTCGGCCACATACCCCCGGAAACTGGTGTCCCCTTTTCACGTATTTATGGGGAAATAATGAAAAGACTGGCCAACGAGGGAAAAGCACTGGTGGTTGCCCTGGACGATATTAACCACCTTTTTTACAGTAAAAATGCTAATCAAATACTTTATGACATACTACGTGCTCATGAAGTTTTCCCGGGGGTTCGGACTGGTGTTTTTGCCATAATATCCGACATAGAATTTCGGTATATGTTGGATAAAAATGTGGGTTCTGTTTTCATCCCCCAGGAGATAATATTTGACCCTTATACCTTCCAGGAGATCAGGGACATACTCCATGACCGGGTTAAGGTGGGTTTTTATCCATCAGTCTTATCAGATGATCTTTTGGATGAGATCACCGAGGCCACTATTTCTACCGGGGATTTAAGAGTTGGTATTGATTTATTACGTACTAGTGGGAACTTTGCTGAGGCTGATGCCTCTCGCACAATTCAGAAAGAACACTTAGAGAGAGCAATGCAGGATTTTGACTCCCATCATCTTCAGGATACTATAAATAAATTATCAGGAGATGAAAAAAATCTTTTAAGGTTAATAGTTAAAGTTGATGATGATATCACAGCAGGAAGTCTTTTCAATCTCCTTAAAGAAGAAACTCCTCATGAAGGAAAAGATTCAGATTCCAAAAGAAATTCCATTAGTTATGCTTCTTTTGACAGGGCACTTAAGAAACTGGAATTTGTAAGGTTAATTGACACCAGATTCACGGGAAAAGGAGTGAGAGGTAACTCTCGTCTTGTAATACTTCGTTTTGATGCGGAAGAGATTGGAAGAGTATTGGATTGATTGTTTAACTGGATTAAGGTGTATAAATTAATAAAATTAATAAAATAAAGTTATATTTTAAATATTGGCTGGGAAATTGGAGTTGGGAGTTGCTGCCACCATCATCACCCCGATCATGAGCACGGTGAGCATGATCACCACTGGAACCAGGTAACGCATACCCAGGTAGCGAAGGTCTATTTCATCTTTGTACTGAGTTTTTCTCCTTAAATCTGGAATTGAATTCTTTCTGTAATTTTTTTGCATATTATGCCTCCTGTATTATAAGAATGAGGCATCTAACCTATTTAAGAGAAGAGATAGAGAGCATTTTAGAAGTAATCTGGTTTATGGTACTGGTTATAAAAACTTAAGAAATCATTCATGATCTTTCCATCCATTGAATGGATTGTTTAAGTCTCATTATCATTTTATAGATATCGCTGTGGAAAGCAATAAAAAACTTAAATCATCTTCCACATAGATTAAACCTCACAGGAAAAGTAATAAGAATTCTAAAGGTAAGTTGAAAATTTGGATTAAATATGAGTTTTAACACTTTGGAGGTATTCAATTGCCTGATAGTGGAGAAATAGAGCTGAGAGTTGCCGAAGCACTGCAACAGGATGTAGGCAAAGGAATGGTACGAATAGACCATGAATTGATGACTAAAATCGGAGCATCTCCCGGTGACATAGTGGAAATAATCGGTAAAAGAACCACAGGTGCCATTGCCGGAAACTCCTACCCTGCAGATGTGGGACTGGATATCATACGTATGGACGGACTCACCCGTTCCAATGCAGGAACATCCATTGGAGAAATGATCACCATACGCAAAGCACAGCCCAGAATGGCCAGTAAAGTTGTAATTGCCCCGGCAGCCAAGGGAATGCGTATAATGGCCTCAGGAGATATCATCAAAAGAAACCTCATGGGAAGAGCAGTCACCAGGGGAGATGTGCTGGCCCTGGTATCTCCCAGAAGAACCAAAGAAACATTAAGGGAATTCCCAGGTTCTGAAGACATATTTAGAGAATTTTTCGAAGCCACAACACCATTTTCACTTGGAGAAATTAAATTCACCGTGGTATCCACCAATCCTGCCGGACTGGTACGCATCAACGACACAACCGTGGTGGAAGTACGACCCGAAGCAGTGGAGGTCATGGAAAAAAAAGTCCCAGATGTAACCTACGATGATGTGGGTGGACTTAAAAGGGAAATATCAAAGGTCAGGGAAATGATAGAACTCCCCCTCCGCCACCCTGAAATATTCGACCGCCTGGGAATTGATCCACCAAAAGGAGTACTCTTACACGGTGCCCCTGGTACTGGGAAGACACTGCTGGCAAAGGCAGTGGCCAGTGAGAGTGGATCCAATTTTGTGGCCATTAACGGACCAGAAGTCATGAGCAAGTTCGTGGGAGAAGCTGAAAAGAAAATACGCGAAATATTCGAAGAAGCAGCTGAAAATGCTCCCACAGTGATATTCATTGATGAAATAGATGCCATAGCTCCTAAAAGGGAAGAAGTCACTGGTGAAGTTGAACGGAGAGTGGTAGCTCAGATACTGGCCCTTATGGACGGGCTGAAAGAAAGGGGAAAAGTAATTGTAATCGGCGCAACCAACCGGCCTGATGCCCTGGACCAGGCCCTGCGCAGACCCGGACGTTTCGACAGGGAAATAGAGTTACGTGTTCCTGATCGAGAAGGACGAATGGAGATCCTGGAGATACACACCCGTGCAATGCCCTTATCTGATGACGTAGACATAGGGGAACTGGCAGAAACCACCCATGGATTTGTAGGCGCAGATCTGGCAGCACTATGCAGAGAAGCAGCAATGAATGCTTTAAGAAGAGTTCTGCCTGATATAGACTTGCAAGAGCAGCGTATAGCTCCAGAAATTCTGGAGAAACTCTTTGTAACCAGCAATGATTTCATAGATTCCATGAAATCCATCAGCCCCTCTGCACTCCGCGAAGTATTCATCGAGGTGCCCAACGTCCACTGGGGAGATATCGGTGGACTGGAAGAACTCAAAGAAAGCTTGAAAGAAGTGGTGGAATGGCCCTTAAGTAATATATCCTCTTTCCAGCGCATTGGTATACAACCATCAAAGGGAATTCTTTTATTCGGTCCTCCTGGAACTGGAAAAACATTACTCACCAAAGCTGTGGCCACAGAATCAAAGGCCAACTTCATATCAGTTAAAGGATCAGAAATCCTAAGCAAATGGTTTGGCGAATCAGAAAGAAAGATCGCTGAGATATTCAAAAAAGCCAAACAAGCATCCCCCTGTATAATTTTCTTTGATGAAATAGACGCCATCGCGCCTATTAGAGGATCAGCGGCTGGAGAACCCAGAGTCACTGAACGTATGGTCAATACCATCCTCTCCGAGATGGATGGTCTGGAAGAACTCAGGGGGGTGGTGGTTATAGGGGCAACCAACCGACCTGATCTCATGGACCCTGCACTCCTGCGTCCTGGAAGATTCGATGAGGTGGTACTGGTACCTCCTCCTGATGAAAATGCTAGAAGGGAAATTTTAAGGGTTCACGTGGGGCACATGGCACTGGATGATGATGTAAAACTGAAAGAACTTGCCAAAAAAACCGAAGGATATACAGGGGCAGATATAGAGGTTTTGTGCCGTAAAGCAGGTATGATAGCACTCCATGAAGATATGAATATTCAGAAAGTATCTTACCGACACTTTAAAGCTGCTTTAAATAAAATAAACCCCTCAACCACCCCTAAAACCAGGGAGTATTATGAGCAAATAGCCAGGGAACTGGGCAGGGGATTGGAACCTAAAAAAGTACGAGAGGAATTCCCCCGCGAAGTAGCATAACCTACTACTAGTTCGGTTGCTATTTTCTTTTTTAAAATTTTTATATAAAACGAATAGGTTAGATTAGTGGTTTAAAAGAGTTAGATTAGTGGATAAAATAAGGTTAGATTAGTGGTTAGAAAGAGGTTAGATTAGTGGATAATAAAAATACTCAAGATAAGTTTGAATTTTTTGATGTAACAGCTGATGTGGGATTCAGGGCTCATGGTAAGAATTTGGATGATGCTTTCCAGAACGCAGCCCTTGCTACCTTTGAAGTCATGACTGACACATCCCAGATAAAAAAAGTAGTTAAAAGAGAAATTATGGTGGAATCCGAGGACGAAAAAGCCCTGCTTTATGACTGGCTCAGTGAATTGCTCTTCCTCCATGATTATGAGGGCCTGGTTTTTTCCCAGTTCAAAGTTAGCATAAATCAAAAGGATGCCGAAACCTTCAGCCTGCATGCTGAGGCATGCGGTGAAAAGTTCAACCAAAAAACTCATGAAGTAAGAGACGAGGTTAAAGCAGTCACCTTCCATTTAATGGAAATTAATAAGGAAAAAAATGGGTGTACCTTGCAAGTGATTTTAGATACTTAAGTGGGTTTAGATACTTAATGTTCAATCTTTTAATGATATTTAGTCCTATTACACGTTGGTAGTGAGTTCTGATGCCGTTTCTGGTTTGTACTAAATGTAGGGGATATTACCAGCTTCAGGAAGGAGAATCTCCTGATGACTTTCAGGATAAATGCCAGTGTGGTGGCGATCTAGAATATATTGAATCCATGAATATGGACACCCTGGAAGAAACGGATTTGGAAGAGGCAGAGAATCAGGAAAGTCAATATAATTTTCAGAGCCCTCAAAATCATGACAATCAGGGTCTAATTGGTAATTTTGATGTTGAAGATGATGATGAAAAGGAATTTGCTGCTGATGCAGGGATTGTTCAACCAATTGAGAATAATAAAAGATCCCTATCTGTAAATCTTTTCAGAATAAGTGCAGTGATGGTAGTAATGGCCCTATTAATCATATCTCTTGGTGTAATCACCAGTAAAAGTGATAATTACAGTGTATTCAACTTCAATGTATATGAAAAATACAGTGATGAAGAGATTAACACCTTCATGGAAAGTGCTTTCAGCCCCAATGATTATGGAAACAGTTATGATAATGTGGGTAAGTGGAACCTCAACGTGGTCCGAATAAGAGTTATGGGTTCACCAACCTCCGAGGATCTTAAAACTCTTGATAAGGCCATCAATGATATAAATACCAATGTTAAAGATTTTCGACTTGAAATTAACGATAAAAACCAGATGGAACCCGATATGGAAATTTACTTCATTCCCCACTCTGAATTCACTCAGTACTCTGTTAATCCCTCCGAAGTTGATGGTTTTGCTCTGTGGAGGGTAAGCACCAGTGATATTTATGGTGGTAACTCTGCAGGTGAAATATACAAAGCCAGGGTCTTCATTGGTATTGATGGGCTGAGTCAGGATCGTCGTTCCCATGTTATTGTCCATGAACTGGCCCACGGTCTTGGATTGCACCATAACACCAATCAAAATAGTGTGCTGTGCGTTAATGGTCCTGATTTGACTGAATTTTCAGATTTAGATAAGACCATGATGCGAATACTCTACCGTAAAGATATACTGCCTTACATGTCCAGAAACCAGGTTGAAACCATTCTAAATAACTCAAGAGAAAACTTTTTTTAAGTTTTCATAAAATAAAACACGTTTTCAAGGCTTTAGGACAGTTTGAATTTATTTATCAGGAGAAAAGTATCTTCCTAAGTTCTCCCAGGTTCCCACTAATAAAATCCTTTGCTTTGGGGTCTGCCAATATTTTCAACTGTTTTTGTCCTGTTTCAAGATAAGCTCTCCCTAATATCTCCTGAAGTTCAGGTACAGGCATACTCAAGACTTTCCTTATCTTAACTCTTTCTTCAGAATTCAGCTGGTTTTCATACTCTTTAATCTGGGATTCAAAGGATTTTATCACGTTTTTGTTCCCTTTAACCACCATCTTCAGAATTAGGGGTGGAACACGGGTGAAAACATCCATGATTTTTATTACATCCTTCTCTGTTATTTTTACTTCATCTTCAGATTCCATAATCATAAATCTCCTTAATAAGATGGTTTAAATTTATTATAATAGGGTTTCATCTTTTATTCTATTTATGGTAGTTATTTTTCCCATACCTTTTTAGGTCAATAAAATACTAAGTAAAAAATAGAAATCTTGGTATACAAGATGCACTCATAATCATTTAATAAGTACCGGTTATTTAGATAATTAAAGATTTCAGATTTCATGTTTTTTGCAAAATGCTTATTAGAACTACAAAATGCTTATTAAAACTAATTAATAAAATCAGGAGATTGGATTATCATGGTTATGGAAGAAACTCTTAAAAAGGTACGTGATTGTGTTTGGGAAGTTCCAGGAGATTATAAAAAGGAAATGAGAGTACCTGGTCGAATATATCTTGATGATGAGGCCATTAAAACCCTTGAAAAAGGGGCAGTTGATCAGGTGGCCAATGTGGCCTGCTTAC from Methanobacterium sp. Maddingley MBC34 encodes the following:
- a CDS encoding Protein of unknown function (DUF2927) (PFAM: Matrixin; Protein of unknown function (DUF2927)), whose product is MPFLVCTKCRGYYQLQEGESPDDFQDKCQCGGDLEYIESMNMDTLEETDLEEAENQESQYNFQSPQNHDNQGLIGNFDVEDDDEKEFAADAGIVQPIENNKRSLSVNLFRISAVMVVMALLIISLGVITSKSDNYSVFNFNVYEKYSDEEINTFMESAFSPNDYGNSYDNVGKWNLNVVRIRVMGSPTSEDLKTLDKAINDINTNVKDFRLEINDKNQMEPDMEIYFIPHSEFTQYSVNPSEVDGFALWRVSTSDIYGGNSAGEIYKARVFIGIDGLSQDRRSHVIVHELAHGLGLHHNTNQNSVLCVNGPDLTEFSDLDKTMMRILYRKDILPYMSRNQVETILNNSRENFF
- a CDS encoding serine-pyruvate aminotransferase/archaeal aspartate aminotransferase (PFAM: Aminotransferase class-V), whose amino-acid sequence is MDETLLMIPGPTRVAPRVLKAMSENIVNHRSALFGEILTETNQMMSEVFQTENQSYLITGSGTAAMEAALANTISKGDRVLNIVGGKFGQRFMQITETHKGVPVQLEVEWGHGVNPDDVRYILEEEEDIKAVTIVHNETSTGVANPIDEVGKIMQDYDALYIVDTVSSLGGDDVFVDGYGIDICVTGSQKCLAAPPGIAAVTFSDDAWDVVDKTDNQTYYLNMKKYRKSGSATPPETPYTPAVSLIYAMQEALRVIMEEGLEERVKRHKLAAEATRNGVTALGLELFAQKEVASTTVTSIKMPEGITDKELRGTMRERYRIELAGGQDHLKGNVFRIGHMGNITHREIISTIAALEMTMQGLGLDVEIGEGVAAVADTYLAQ
- a CDS encoding orc1/cdc6 family replication initiation protein (TIGRFAM: orc1/cdc6 family replication initiation protein), whose protein sequence is MIFFKLKIQVTSTVLQIIIQNVNLSNKWGRIMPGRVEDILMGEETLFKNITAFNPDYIPENYLHRESQMEALALCLRPGLKGGKPVNSVVMGSPATGKTTAVRKIFEMVEGRSEKLVCAYVNCQLYNTRFNIFSQIYQHIFGHIPPETGVPFSRIYGEIMKRLANEGKALVVALDDINHLFYSKNANQILYDILRAHEVFPGVRTGVFAIISDIEFRYMLDKNVGSVFIPQEIIFDPYTFQEIRDILHDRVKVGFYPSVLSDDLLDEITEATISTGDLRVGIDLLRTSGNFAEADASRTIQKEHLERAMQDFDSHHLQDTINKLSGDEKNLLRLIVKVDDDITAGSLFNLLKEETPHEGKDSDSKRNSISYASFDRALKKLEFVRLIDTRFTGKGVRGNSRLVILRFDAEEIGRVLD
- a CDS encoding Fe-S oxidoreductase (PFAM: Radical SAM superfamily; B12 binding domain); this translates as MKNQEILQDDKMKVTFINPPQTNSKYKFIGVVAPPLGISYMAAVLEENGYDVSIIDASALEMTWEDLEEVLSEHSPNLVAITALTPTIEQANKTAQIVKKIFPDTTVVMGGYHPTFNHQEVLKTDYVDVVVMGEGEYTMLELVQTLEKGGDLSQVRGIALEGQVNPPRPLITDMDALPFPARHLLPMDHYKMLNMKTGMATMITSRGCPMQCSFCASAALHGPKLRLRSPENVVDEMEHLVKDHKVGTIAFMDDTFTLNHRMVEAICDEIQKRELDVFWGCTARVDTLSDGLLEKMREAGCITIFMGVESADQQMLDSTSKNITIEKIRQAFQLSKKHKIRTIASVVLGMPGDTKESIKRTVSFVRELNPSYAVFSLATPYPGTRFYKEAFEKNLIKVKDWSKYTLISPVLDTVDCSLEELRKLQYKAFRNFYLRPGYLLRQAWMDGPILIKTVAGVIREVI
- a CDS encoding hypothetical protein (PFAM: Archease protein family (DUF101/UPF0211)); the encoded protein is MDNKNTQDKFEFFDVTADVGFRAHGKNLDDAFQNAALATFEVMTDTSQIKKVVKREIMVESEDEKALLYDWLSELLFLHDYEGLVFSQFKVSINQKDAETFSLHAEACGEKFNQKTHEVRDEVKAVTFHLMEINKEKNGCTLQVILDT
- a CDS encoding AAA family ATPase, CDC48 subfamily (PFAM: Cell division protein 48 (CDC48), N-terminal domain; ATPase family associated with various cellular activities (AAA); Cell division protein 48 (CDC48), domain 2~TIGRFAM: AAA family ATPase, CDC48 subfamily; 26S proteasome subunit P45 family), producing the protein MPDSGEIELRVAEALQQDVGKGMVRIDHELMTKIGASPGDIVEIIGKRTTGAIAGNSYPADVGLDIIRMDGLTRSNAGTSIGEMITIRKAQPRMASKVVIAPAAKGMRIMASGDIIKRNLMGRAVTRGDVLALVSPRRTKETLREFPGSEDIFREFFEATTPFSLGEIKFTVVSTNPAGLVRINDTTVVEVRPEAVEVMEKKVPDVTYDDVGGLKREISKVREMIELPLRHPEIFDRLGIDPPKGVLLHGAPGTGKTLLAKAVASESGSNFVAINGPEVMSKFVGEAEKKIREIFEEAAENAPTVIFIDEIDAIAPKREEVTGEVERRVVAQILALMDGLKERGKVIVIGATNRPDALDQALRRPGRFDREIELRVPDREGRMEILEIHTRAMPLSDDVDIGELAETTHGFVGADLAALCREAAMNALRRVLPDIDLQEQRIAPEILEKLFVTSNDFIDSMKSISPSALREVFIEVPNVHWGDIGGLEELKESLKEVVEWPLSNISSFQRIGIQPSKGILLFGPPGTGKTLLTKAVATESKANFISVKGSEILSKWFGESERKIAEIFKKAKQASPCIIFFDEIDAIAPIRGSAAGEPRVTERMVNTILSEMDGLEELRGVVVIGATNRPDLMDPALLRPGRFDEVVLVPPPDENARREILRVHVGHMALDDDVKLKELAKKTEGYTGADIEVLCRKAGMIALHEDMNIQKVSYRHFKAALNKINPSTTPKTREYYEQIARELGRGLEPKKVREEFPREVA
- a CDS encoding putative Rossmann fold enzyme (PFAM: Protein of unknown function DUF115); this translates as MELTLWMQWYQLILEDFGFKKEDDELSAEILNNIIDDFGALTPQDIDINEKVIVFGAGPSLKSNLVDLKHLDLGEFTLIAADGATTALLEEGLVPDIIVTDLDGRIDDIMNANQKGSILVVHAHGNNHEQIERYTPKLVNVLGTTQSKPLSSVYNFGGFTDGDRCVFLAMALGARVIVLSGMDFGKTVTHYSRPDQQDGPADKIKVKKLQWAKKLVQWAVVNSDIQFLNISGGEKLEGVVDVDPGDILNG